The nucleotide window AACAGCAAAAATCCCGCTTCATCATCGACAAAGAAAAAGCCGCTCTGCACGGCATCAGCGCCGCCACGATCTCGCAGACACTCAAAATCGCCGTGGATGGCGAAAACGTCGATCTCTTGCATCAGCCAGAGGAGAAGGAAGACGTGAATATCCGCCTCGAACTGCCCCGCAGCGCCAAAACCACGCCGGAGGAGCTTTTAGCTCTCCGCGTGCGCTCTGGCGATGCCAATGCCCTGCCCGAGCCTGGTGCCAGTGGCTCTCCGCTGGTGCCGCTGCGTGAGCTAGTAAAGGTGGAGCACGTCACAGTCGAAAAAAGCCGCTACCACAAGAATCTCATGCCCGTGACCTACGTCATCGGTGATGTGGCCGGAGTCATCGAAAGCCCCGTGTATGCCATTTTCCAGATGAACGAAGCATTGAAGAAGCTCGATACCCGCGAGTTCGGCGGCAGTGGCGCTGAGTTGAAGATCCTCAATGCCGCCATGCCATTCAGCGATGCGGAACCCGCGATGAAATGGGACGGCGAGTGGCATATCACCATCGAGGTCTTCCGCGATCTCGGAGCAGCCTTCGGGGCCTGTTTGATCCTGATTTATGTGCTGATGGTCGGCTGGTTCCGCAGCTTCATCACGCCAGCGATCGTGATGATCGCCATCCCATTCTCACTGGTGGGTATTTTGCCTGCTCACGGCCTCATGGACGCCTTTTTCACCGCTACGAGCATGATTGGCTTCATGGCTGGCGGCGGCATCGTGGTGCGCAACAGCATCATCCTGGTCTATTTCATTGCGCTGCGAGTGCGTGAAGGCATGCCGCTGAGTGAAGCTGTGATCGACGCTGGAGCCGTGCGCTTCCGCCCCATGCTGCTGACGGCGATGGCTGTCGTCGTGGGAGCGGCCGTGATCCTGGCCGATCCCATCTTCCAAGGCCTCGCCATCGCTTTGATGGCAGGAGAGATCGCCAGCCTACTCATCAGCCGCATGGCGGTGCCGGTGCTCTATTTCATGGCCAATAAACACGCCTAGACCTGAGTTACATGATGCAGCGTCTCTGAGCCGCCGCCTACGGGACGCAGTGCTTACGCGATTTTGACGACGCCGACGGTGGTGTTGTCTTGGCGTTCGTAATTGATGCGACGGATGGCAAAGATGATGGCGTCGGCGATTTTGTCTGCGGTGGTGTGTTTGCCAAAGGTGAGCAGCTCTTCCAGGGCCTTGTGAGAAAGGGTGAAGATGCCATCACTGGCTCCGATGATGATGTCACCTTTCTGGAGGCTCAGAGGATGCGGAGGAGAGTCGATGAGCGCCATCGGCTGACCGAGCAGAGCGGACTGGAGCGTGTGCCGATCTGGGTGCGAGGCGGCTTCCTCATGGCTGATCTCACCGCGCACGGCCCGCTCGTCGATGAGGGGAGCGAGTGAGTGATCTTGATTGAGCCTGGAGAGGACGCCTTCGCGAAAGAGGAAAAGCGGTGAATCCCCCACGCTGACCCATTCCATCCAGTGATGCGTGATGAGCACACCGATCATGGTGGTGCCCATCGGCGGAGCCACGGAGGGCATGCGGTCGGTGATGT belongs to Verrucomicrobiaceae bacterium and includes:
- a CDS encoding serine/threonine-protein phosphatase, whose amino-acid sequence is MITDANQPPRNKTAPVFVAEPIVDAAFVQEQDFAARQYRGRRENQEDYYAFADATEPGERSLERLMLVVGDGLGAHAGGSVASYIGVNAFVRAYHEVEGHPATKLLHALHTANDTLGYITDRMPSVAPPMGTTMIGVLITHHWMEWVSVGDSPLFLFREGVLSRLNQDHSLAPLIDERAVRGEISHEEAASHPDRHTLQSALLGQPMALIDSPPHPLSLQKGDIIIGASDGIFTLSHKALEELLTFGKHTTADKIADAIIFAIRRINYERQDNTTVGVVKIA